The window CACTGATGAAACTCCTAATCGTACCTGAGAAGATCAAAGGCAGCTTCGGACCCACGTTCCTCTTCTCCAATCTCATCCGCAGCACCAGAGAGATACTGTTCTTCGGCAAGGAAGAGGTATCCACCTACCCTCGTACGATAGACCTTGAAACCTGCCCCCTCGTCGTGAAGATGGTCAACCAGGACTACGGCGCTCTCATGAAGGACTATGAAATGCTCAGACAGATTGAGTCCAATTACTTCCATCTGCTATACTCCAGCAACAACAACGTCCCTGCAGTGGAGCCCCACACTGACATAGAGGGCATAATCAAGACCCTGTATCCGAGCTGGAGATTCTGCGTTGTGACGGATGAGGGTGTGTCGATAGCCCAAAATGGAAAAATGACGGAATTGGATAACTGGAGCATATTCGACGGTGCGATATACGCCAAATGTGGTAAAGACACCACAGAAGAAAGATGCCGCACCATATACAGGACGATTCTGACAGTCAGATCCGGAGGGACGTTCATCATCGTTCCTGAATCGTTCAGCGCCATGGAGGATGGTTCTGTTATCGTCGAGTTCATCATGAATATAGCCGGCGTGCATGTCATCGCCCCGTCGTACGACTCCAACGGTTTGATCTATGGTCTGAAGAAATGAATGAAAGTGACCTCCCGAAAGGTACGCTGCTTACGCTGATAATCGTGTTCCTAGTCGCATTAATAGACGGCTTGGATGTCAGCATAGTCTCGATCGCCCTTCCCACCATCACCGAAGATATGGACGTCACATTATCCCAATCTTCTTGGTTCATATTCTCCTATGTGCTCGGACTTGCTGCCCTGCTACTGCCCTTCGGAAAGATGGCAAAGAACAACCGCGTTAAAAGATTCATTATCTGGGGGACCATCATTTTCGGCGTATCATCTCTGATGTGCGCCCTGTCTACAAACTTCTGGATGCTTGTCGCATTCAGACTCATACAGGGTATGGCGGCGGCCATGATGAGCTCCGCTCTGCCGTCCATAATAGTGCACATGCTCCCTGTTGACCGCAAAGGGCTGGGCATGTCCGTCATGGGCGCATCTTCCGGTATCGCCCTGATAGCTGGACCGGTCCTCGGAGGTTTCCTCACCTCCACATTCTCTTGGCATGCGGTGTTCCTCATCAACGTACCCATATGCCTGCTTATCGTTGTAATGGTATCCTACCATCTGCCATCCGACGGCACTCCTGACCGCAGCAAGGACCCTTCATACATAGGAGGTCTGTCAGCGATGATATTCATCGGCTCCATGCTGACGATTCTGGAGGATCTCGGGGACCCCGACCTCAACACCGTAGGAAAGATCGTGTGCGGGATACTCATGGTAGTATCGCTGATCATCCTCATAGCCGTCACACGCCGCGATATGAGCAGAGCGGTCATCGCTCCGAAGATGCTATTCAATTCGGAATATTTCATAGTGGGAATGTCGTTCCTGTTGTGCACTATCGTGGTGGCCGGAGCCAACTACCTTCTGCCATACATGCTTCAGGAATACTGGGGCATGGAACCGATGCTGTCCAGCCTTTACCTTTCCGCCATCTCGGTGGCCATGGTGATCACCGTCCTTCCTGTCGGCGGACTCTGCGACAGGTTCGGATGTAAAGGACCGGTCATGGTCGCGGTCATCATGAGGTCCCTGTTCTGCATCCTGATGATCGTGATGGTAGTGGATAATGCAGAGCCGTACCTGCTGTTGCTGCCTTTGATAGCGTTCGGAGTATCCCATGCATTCTCCGGAACCGCCCAGCCTACCCGTATGATCCATCATGCTACCCCGGGATATGAGGATGAAGCTACCAACTTCATGCTAGTGGTCAACTATGTGGCCAGCGCACTCGGGTGTGTGCTATTCGCTCTGGTCTATTCCATCACTTCAAATGCGGACATACATACCGAATACCTGCCTGCACTCGCCAACGGTTTCATAGGCACCATGTGGTTCTCCCTGATCCTCCTGCTGGGTGCGATGATATGCACCCTCATCGTGAAGAACAAGATAATCAAGAAAGAATGACTAGCCAGTTGCAATAAGATTATATTATTGAACTCTTCCCCATGCAATAATGAAGGAATTGATCAACAGTGGCAACGCGAAGCTCATGATGATCCTCGCGATGTCCCTGTTCGGAACATTGGGTGTCTCCACCTATTTCATCGACCTGCCTGCCAGCATCATCGTGGTAGGCCGCGGTCTGATAGGTGCATCGTTCCTTCTGATCCTGATCCGCTTCAGCGGGTCCAAGCTCTCCAAGGACGACATCTACGGGAACATGTTCACACTGACATGCTCGGGTATCTGTCTGGGGCTGAATTGGCTCTTCCTCTTCGAAGCATACAAGAGCATAGAGATATCCGTTGCCACCGTCCTGAACTACCTTACTCCGGCCATGGTCATCCTGATCGCTCCCCTGGTGTTCAAGACCAAGCTTACATTCATAAAGCTCGGATGCGCGTTGCTTGCGCTACTGGGATTGGTTTTGGTCACAGGCATACTGGAGAACGACACGGAGGACATCAACTACTACGGACTGATCTGCGGAGTTCTCGCTGCAGTCTTCTACACCGGACTGGTGGTCTTCAACAAGAAACTGAAGAGCATAGGCTCCTACGACAGGACCTTCGTCCAGCTGCTCATCGCCGGTATCGTCGTTGCGGTATACAGCCTATTCACGGTAGACTTCGGTTCGCTCCATCCTGATACGCTGTCCATCGTACTGCTGGTCGTCATCGCAGTTTTCCAAACAGCCATAGCATTCACGCTATACTTCGGATCGCTTGCTCATCTAGATGCCCCGACCGCCGTGATGTACGGTTACATAGAGCCTGTCATCAGCATAGCCCTCAGCGTCATCATACTGCATGAGGATCTGGGCATCATCGGATGGATCGGCGCGGCCCTGATCCTTGGCTCGACCTTCCTTTCCGAGATTCTGAGCAGAAGAAGGGAGCGCCAATCCGCTTGATGATGCTGGCCGTTGATGATTCCCGGTTCTTGATGCCTTTATCAGACAGACATCTTTATTTACAAGAAGTCACTAACGTGATTTCACTCAGTGGGCCTGTAGCTCAGCTAGGTGGAGCACTCGACTCTTAATCGAGGTGCCAAGGGTTCGAATCCCTTCAGGCCCGCCACTTGTATAGCCAGATACCTTGAAAATAATTCTATCATTTCGCTGGACGTTGTTCCGTATCCTCCGTAATGTGTGTACAATTGTACAGTACGTTCAAAATCAATCCTGTTTGGGTAAGGGTACCCAAGACGGGAATTACCCTCAGGGGTAAGACCTGTCTTGGATGAGTTTCTGCATCACGGCATCCTTCAATTTCCACTTGTCTAGGATCTCGTTACAGGCACCGTGCTCGCTCTTATCGCAGTAGTGACGCTGTGTCGTATTGATGGTCGAATGGCCAAGGACCAGGGACACATTGTGTATGTCTTGCCCTTCATCCAAAGCCTTCTGTCCGAAGGTACGGCGGCAAGTGCGGAGATCGAACTTGAACCCGACATCCTTCTCCACCGCAAGCTTCAGCTTCTCCACCTGGTTGTACCCGATGAACTCATCCTTGCCGCGTATGGGAGGGAAGAGGGCATCGGACTGCCTGCCGGCCATCTGCAGCTTCATCCTCCTGGCCTC of the Thermoplasmata archaeon genome contains:
- a CDS encoding MFS transporter; its protein translation is MNESDLPKGTLLTLIIVFLVALIDGLDVSIVSIALPTITEDMDVTLSQSSWFIFSYVLGLAALLLPFGKMAKNNRVKRFIIWGTIIFGVSSLMCALSTNFWMLVAFRLIQGMAAAMMSSALPSIIVHMLPVDRKGLGMSVMGASSGIALIAGPVLGGFLTSTFSWHAVFLINVPICLLIVVMVSYHLPSDGTPDRSKDPSYIGGLSAMIFIGSMLTILEDLGDPDLNTVGKIVCGILMVVSLIILIAVTRRDMSRAVIAPKMLFNSEYFIVGMSFLLCTIVVAGANYLLPYMLQEYWGMEPMLSSLYLSAISVAMVITVLPVGGLCDRFGCKGPVMVAVIMRSLFCILMIVMVVDNAEPYLLLLPLIAFGVSHAFSGTAQPTRMIHHATPGYEDEATNFMLVVNYVASALGCVLFALVYSITSNADIHTEYLPALANGFIGTMWFSLILLLGAMICTLIVKNKIIKKE
- a CDS encoding EamA/RhaT family transporter; this encodes MKELINSGNAKLMMILAMSLFGTLGVSTYFIDLPASIIVVGRGLIGASFLLILIRFSGSKLSKDDIYGNMFTLTCSGICLGLNWLFLFEAYKSIEISVATVLNYLTPAMVILIAPLVFKTKLTFIKLGCALLALLGLVLVTGILENDTEDINYYGLICGVLAAVFYTGLVVFNKKLKSIGSYDRTFVQLLIAGIVVAVYSLFTVDFGSLHPDTLSIVLLVVIAVFQTAIAFTLYFGSLAHLDAPTAVMYGYIEPVISIALSVIILHEDLGIIGWIGAALILGSTFLSEILSRRRERQSA